One genomic region from Candidatus Nomurabacteria bacterium encodes:
- the tatC gene encoding twin-arginine translocase subunit TatC, whose protein sequence is MKKESPRRSVSGDIVPAKRTKKNTSRNFVAVNASREDGNKKIIADSASKNIGRSAIKKVLLGDSYAKLRQTNYKELLEIDEETLDDVSSRMYKPTYFRHAHKSPLADHIGEFRRRTLWCVLALVFGGVLGYKYQDQIIAWLVKPLGQQLFYTSPTGGFDFLIKICLFFGFILAVPVIIYNIFKFISPAIPPHISYSFIKIIIISILLALGGVAFAYFVSLPAALHFLNNFTNQQVSSLISAQEYFNFVMIYMAGFALLFQMPLVFSFINKVKPLKPARLLKQQRIVILVSFIVAAILTPTPDPINQALMAAPIIALYQTSIGVVWRDNRRIKPKNRNSTQLGMA, encoded by the coding sequence ATGAAAAAGGAGTCTCCAAGAAGGTCTGTTAGTGGTGATATAGTTCCGGCAAAACGCACTAAAAAAAATACATCGCGTAACTTTGTAGCAGTAAACGCAAGCAGAGAAGATGGTAATAAAAAGATTATTGCAGATTCTGCATCAAAAAATATTGGCAGATCAGCGATAAAAAAAGTGTTGCTTGGTGATAGTTACGCCAAACTAAGGCAAACCAATTACAAAGAGCTATTAGAAATAGACGAAGAAACACTAGATGACGTGTCTAGTAGAATGTATAAACCAACCTATTTCAGGCACGCACACAAATCGCCACTTGCTGATCATATTGGTGAATTTAGAAGAAGAACACTATGGTGTGTGTTGGCGCTAGTATTCGGAGGTGTTTTAGGTTATAAGTACCAGGACCAAATTATTGCCTGGTTAGTTAAGCCACTTGGCCAGCAATTATTCTATACAAGCCCAACAGGTGGGTTTGATTTCCTGATAAAGATCTGTCTGTTTTTTGGGTTTATATTGGCGGTTCCGGTCATCATATACAACATTTTTAAGTTTATATCTCCAGCAATTCCTCCTCATATCTCGTATAGTTTTATCAAGATTATTATCATTTCAATATTGCTAGCATTAGGTGGGGTAGCTTTTGCGTATTTTGTGAGCTTGCCAGCTGCATTACATTTCTTGAATAACTTCACCAATCAGCAAGTTTCTTCTTTAATTAGTGCTCAAGAATACTTTAATTTTGTTATGATTTATATGGCTGGATTTGCTTTATTATTTCAGATGCCATTGGTGTTTTCGTTTATCAACAAGGTTAAGCCCCTCAAGCCAGCACGACTACTAAAGCAACAACGTATTGTAATTTTGGTTAGCTTTATTGTTGCCGCAATTCTGACCCCCACGCCAGATCCAATAAACCAAGCACTCATGGCTGCACCGATCATTGCCCTTTATCAAACATCAATTGGTGTAGTATGGCGTGATAATCGTCGGATTAAGCCAAAGAATAGAAATAGTACTCAGTTAGGAATGGCGTAG
- a CDS encoding alpha/beta hydrolase, translating to MATNVSVSVAQSTHDGFQAWNQRGNASGVDFTTALKYPIIGPHYDDSLFLATFYIFKFDNVPQGSQISSCTLSLRTNNAYTGGLTNHIYVAVENNLDVNGSGAVVNGTLGSMPWQRLGRQTASTTLFGNRCGPTHNKAGFDLSNYGAHVRDSSALIYKAFCTNQSSGSALGRDLSAGSWVDTENFASAIQPLVNDSGWNSTTQYVMVYLFADDDSGTTYNVGNLGSFTWDNGTVGATGYGNGNGQNYFYDQSAGLYAPKINLTYTSASLKAVNSGSLSSGNVRLRPALCLGSASGTRVELLLGNGVIPKMTAGAGDKLFTWMDSYNPNGTAWGASGGNPPGARIKWDGIRPGRVDGTSIFLEDYPGDTPRLSWQIGEYQSEYSSRNVYSLRFYHRYEGNSGTVTDNGVVEILNGGAGQFRIEHKHYDGSTLMQLRIAWSGNATAWTSYQFTPPAGNGYYRYEIQVDSTQTPKVRLRVYLNDNTTPIETLTASPPNVEMDEVRFGGFDTDTTPLMSSRLSDVEIWTDYLLNRRYPDSLTNTVGTPYEPQKWAWFEYDGTTSKQLDDLGEVSSIDGGGGSVVLDSSKALTYEDIKAELWTGATPNYTLYSDLSYGAGNYRKLDLYIPTGTPPANGWPVILWAHGGYWSSGNKTTIPNQFVRNCCLKGYAVASLEYVLHTVITSGAGSYPAWDPNTASGRYPTMILNYKEATYWLKTKSSTNSGGDGTYNIDAGKFIASGHSAGGYNALGAVVSKGLTNDGGGRDLTLAGNVGSFGCPNVADPTYLGAYIVAGPINLNYLKSWDPTHPDWPYLDAGAGSIYATCRVFRGENYNNGVGDVNNCGIDDMVLLNPSVIPSIAYAWAPSDNVVVSNPRTPYSQEKRLSDVMTTVAGSLPPTTTYEGYEVYDALHHTIHDVDFDFQHFFRWLESLPGL from the coding sequence GTGGCAACTAACGTATCAGTATCAGTTGCTCAGTCTACTCATGATGGGTTCCAAGCATGGAATCAGCGAGGAAATGCAAGTGGCGTAGACTTTACTACGGCTCTAAAGTATCCAATTATTGGGCCACACTATGATGATTCTTTATTTCTTGCAACATTCTATATTTTTAAGTTTGATAATGTTCCACAGGGGTCTCAAATTAGTTCATGCACATTAAGCCTAAGAACAAACAACGCATATACCGGTGGATTAACAAATCACATTTATGTCGCGGTTGAAAATAATTTGGATGTTAATGGCTCAGGAGCGGTGGTCAATGGAACTTTAGGCTCAATGCCGTGGCAGAGGCTGGGTCGACAGACTGCCTCAACAACACTGTTCGGTAACAGATGTGGTCCAACTCACAATAAGGCTGGTTTTGATCTATCGAATTATGGTGCTCATGTGCGTGATTCTAGCGCACTAATATATAAGGCGTTTTGCACAAATCAAAGTAGTGGTTCGGCGCTTGGTAGAGATTTGAGTGCGGGGAGTTGGGTGGATACTGAAAATTTTGCATCTGCCATTCAGCCATTAGTTAATGATTCTGGATGGAATAGTACTACTCAGTATGTCATGGTCTATTTATTCGCTGATGATGATTCTGGTACAACTTATAATGTCGGTAATCTAGGAAGCTTTACTTGGGATAACGGTACGGTTGGTGCGACTGGATATGGCAATGGTAACGGCCAAAACTACTTTTACGACCAAAGTGCTGGTTTATATGCGCCAAAGATTAATTTAACATACACATCTGCGTCACTAAAGGCAGTTAATTCGGGCTCTTTAAGTTCAGGCAATGTTCGATTAAGACCAGCATTATGTTTGGGGAGTGCAAGCGGAACTAGGGTAGAGCTTTTATTAGGCAATGGAGTAATACCAAAAATGACAGCTGGTGCGGGAGATAAATTATTCACCTGGATGGATTCTTATAATCCGAATGGTACGGCTTGGGGTGCTTCAGGAGGGAATCCTCCTGGTGCCAGAATAAAATGGGATGGTATTCGGCCAGGTCGTGTAGATGGAACATCAATATTCTTAGAAGATTATCCAGGGGATACTCCAAGGTTAAGTTGGCAGATTGGTGAATATCAATCTGAATATTCTAGCAGAAATGTATATTCATTACGTTTTTATCATCGTTACGAGGGTAATTCTGGTACTGTAACAGATAATGGGGTTGTAGAAATTCTCAATGGAGGAGCAGGACAATTCCGGATTGAGCACAAGCATTATGATGGATCAACCCTTATGCAATTAAGAATTGCTTGGTCTGGCAACGCAACCGCTTGGACTAGTTATCAATTTACTCCACCTGCTGGCAATGGATACTACAGATATGAAATACAGGTTGATTCAACTCAAACCCCAAAGGTCAGACTACGCGTATATTTAAATGATAACACCACGCCAATCGAAACATTAACTGCAAGTCCACCAAATGTTGAGATGGATGAAGTTCGTTTTGGAGGATTCGATACTGATACTACGCCACTAATGAGCTCTAGGCTTTCAGACGTTGAAATCTGGACTGATTATTTGCTTAACAGGAGGTATCCAGACTCTCTGACTAATACGGTTGGAACACCATATGAGCCACAGAAATGGGCATGGTTTGAATATGATGGTACTACATCAAAGCAATTGGATGATCTAGGTGAAGTTAGCTCAATTGATGGTGGTGGTGGCAGTGTTGTTTTGGATTCCTCAAAAGCACTGACTTATGAAGATATAAAGGCGGAGCTTTGGACGGGCGCGACACCCAACTATACCCTGTATTCAGATTTAAGTTATGGCGCAGGAAATTATCGTAAACTTGATCTATACATACCTACAGGCACGCCTCCTGCAAATGGTTGGCCAGTAATATTATGGGCGCATGGAGGCTACTGGTCATCTGGAAACAAGACCACAATCCCTAATCAGTTTGTCCGAAACTGTTGCCTTAAAGGCTATGCGGTTGCGTCACTAGAGTATGTGTTGCACACAGTGATAACATCAGGTGCAGGTAGTTACCCCGCCTGGGATCCAAATACTGCCTCTGGGCGTTATCCAACTATGATATTGAACTACAAAGAAGCAACATATTGGCTAAAAACTAAATCTTCAACAAATAGCGGAGGAGATGGTACGTATAATATTGATGCAGGTAAGTTCATTGCATCTGGTCATTCAGCTGGAGGATACAATGCACTCGGTGCTGTAGTAAGTAAAGGCTTGACTAATGATGGTGGTGGACGTGATCTTACTTTAGCCGGAAACGTGGGCTCTTTTGGTTGCCCAAACGTAGCAGATCCAACATATCTGGGCGCATATATTGTGGCTGGACCAATCAATTTAAATTATCTTAAATCTTGGGATCCTACACATCCAGACTGGCCATATTTAGATGCTGGGGCAGGAAGTATCTATGCGACATGTCGCGTGTTTCGGGGTGAGAATTACAATAATGGTGTTGGGGATGTTAACAACTGTGGCATTGACGACATGGTCTTACTTAATCCTTCTGTCATACCAAGCATTGCATATGCTTGGGCCCCCTCTGATAATGTCGTTGTCAGTAATCCGCGGACTCCTTATTCTCAAGAGAAAAGGCTTTCTGATGTAATGACAACCGTGGCGGGCTCGCTACCTCCAACTACTACTTATGAAGGATATGAGGTCTATGACGCCTTGCATCACACGATACACGACGTAGATTTTGATTTTCAACATTTTTTCAGATGGCTAGAATCATTACCAGGACTATAG
- a CDS encoding transposase, producing MSNGSEFYKHFIRACDERNIEQLWNYPKRPKNNGMVERFNRSIQEEFIDWNLDNLAYDLEDFNNSLMDWCIWYNTKRPHYGLGLKSPMQYLLEVLQLSQQESRMLWTDTPPCTLPLYHLS from the coding sequence ATGAGCAATGGTAGTGAGTTCTACAAACACTTCATAAGAGCCTGTGATGAACGAAACATTGAACAGCTCTGGAACTATCCCAAAAGACCTAAGAATAACGGAATGGTTGAAAGATTTAACCGTAGCATCCAAGAAGAGTTTATAGACTGGAACCTAGATAATCTAGCCTATGACCTTGAGGATTTCAATAATTCATTGATGGACTGGTGTATATGGTATAACACAAAAAGACCACATTATGGACTTGGTTTAAAAAGTCCAATGCAGTACTTACTAGAAGTGTTACAATTAAGCCAACAGGAGTCCAGAATGTTATGGACGGATACACCTCCTTGCACTCTCCCCTTATATCATCTATCATAA
- a CDS encoding acyl-ACP desaturase: protein MKDSNLLREIEPSLEQAYDEHMQSIASKQDGLPDKRPFSPMEQLARSANTGPDPLEYGVVLREDYNAHVSVFAEKYAIDIRAIMGASFLVNLLTEDNLPHYTSRIHSKVHESPALSAFANEWTAEEDTHGVIMRDYALLSGMIGENELSAISQSSYHQGRVQQLRTGTEIDPQDLQVAFSYLTLQEHLTKEAHKKEGWILPPTGRKIMNPVAGDEQNHYEFYRKASQASLDVDPDGTLTAMNRVYKEFSMPGRLGIPNFDKLALIIGLSGIFDLETITQSMQTVAKKLNIANAKPKTDEGKDAKESLLARTSNEAVSEQRILMESLRDQQPTSTDNGLAPFVLGKTVEYTYKGHSNHKRPTGIVPIRAQQ from the coding sequence ATGAAAGATAGCAACCTACTTCGTGAAATAGAACCAAGCCTAGAACAAGCTTACGATGAGCATATGCAATCCATTGCTAGCAAGCAAGACGGACTGCCAGATAAGCGCCCGTTTTCGCCAATGGAACAATTAGCTAGATCTGCAAATACTGGACCTGACCCCTTAGAATACGGCGTGGTTCTTCGTGAAGATTACAATGCACATGTATCTGTTTTTGCAGAAAAATACGCTATTGATATACGGGCTATTATGGGTGCTTCGTTTCTGGTAAATTTGCTGACCGAAGACAATCTGCCCCACTACACTAGCCGTATCCATAGCAAAGTTCATGAAAGTCCAGCCTTATCGGCTTTTGCCAATGAATGGACAGCCGAAGAAGATACTCACGGTGTAATAATGCGTGATTACGCGTTGTTGTCTGGGATGATTGGCGAAAATGAACTATCTGCAATATCTCAATCAAGCTACCACCAAGGCCGAGTGCAACAATTACGTACCGGGACAGAGATTGATCCACAGGATCTACAAGTTGCATTTTCTTATCTCACACTACAAGAACACCTCACTAAAGAAGCTCACAAAAAAGAAGGTTGGATTTTGCCACCAACCGGTAGAAAAATAATGAACCCAGTAGCAGGAGATGAACAGAATCATTATGAGTTTTACCGCAAGGCAAGCCAAGCATCGCTTGATGTAGATCCAGATGGAACGTTAACTGCTATGAACCGCGTATATAAAGAATTTTCGATGCCAGGCAGGCTGGGCATTCCTAATTTTGATAAACTCGCCCTGATAATTGGTTTGTCAGGAATTTTTGATCTTGAAACAATTACGCAATCTATGCAAACTGTCGCGAAAAAACTAAACATCGCTAATGCTAAACCAAAGACAGATGAAGGCAAAGACGCCAAAGAGTCTTTGCTAGCTAGAACAAGCAATGAAGCTGTTAGTGAGCAACGAATTCTTATGGAAAGCCTTAGGGATCAACAACCAACTTCCACTGATAATGGATTAGCGCCATTCGTGTTAGGAAAAACCGTAGAGTATACATACAAAGGTCACTCTAACCACAAAAGACCAACTGGCATTGTACCTATTAGAGCCCAGCAATAA
- a CDS encoding histidine phosphatase family protein, with protein MTHLYFVRHGLSQLNKERRVAGITETPLTKEGKLQAKITGEKSKNLGIEHIISSPLSRAYDTAKIIAKEIGYPIDKIEVNPLFIERNFGAMENQPYTPDTDYDGIADAEKLDVFLARAKQAIAYLHTLPYGKILVVSHGATGRALRHHLDKDKPFDFPERYSNAELVEWIIT; from the coding sequence ATGACTCATTTATACTTCGTTAGACACGGCTTAAGTCAATTAAACAAAGAAAGACGAGTAGCTGGCATCACAGAAACACCTCTAACCAAAGAAGGAAAACTACAGGCTAAAATAACTGGAGAAAAATCAAAAAATCTTGGCATTGAACATATAATATCTTCTCCACTTTCGCGTGCTTATGACACTGCTAAGATAATTGCCAAAGAAATAGGGTATCCGATCGATAAAATAGAAGTAAACCCATTGTTTATTGAACGTAATTTTGGTGCTATGGAAAATCAACCATACACACCAGATACTGATTATGATGGGATTGCCGATGCCGAAAAACTTGATGTATTTTTGGCTCGCGCTAAACAAGCCATAGCATACCTACATACTCTGCCCTATGGCAAAATCTTAGTAGTCAGCCATGGAGCCACTGGGCGCGCTCTTAGACATCACCTGGATAAAGACAAACCATTTGACTTTCCAGAGAGATATTCAAATGCTGAACTTGTGGAATGGATAATTACTTAG
- a CDS encoding leucine-rich repeat protein, producing the protein MQKFSVSMFGCYKDNKTIEGTNKFMAYLKPASVSASLIAISLVLALSTTLALIPTNKAYAITPPDSCFNFNAGTNTITGYYEHENNNPSDPACPKAVDIPSTIGGVAVNVIGDYAMDNEQLTSVTIPGSVTTIGNSAFYANQLTNVTIPNSVIYMGESSFENNLLTNVTIPNSVTSMNTGLFAYNQLTSVTIPNSVTSIGNAAFQDNQLTSVTIPNSVTSIGNAAFQDNQLTSVTIPNSVTSIGDHAFMFNQLTSINIPNSVTSLGSFVFNADQLSEVFIPSSVTTMSSTSIGGQTVPDTPTYIDYANSGYSPSVFQALIDGTKTCNVYIDPSQATILGLADLAMTEADFGMPDSNGNGDTSDILLMTLINPSRAVVKYQDGSGNDLLPSSTITGYDTGSSTTLTNYLLKDNPSKDINAYYKVGDTVDLPSAPNISGYSLVSTPPTTLALSTTGANEIIYTYKTGGSNSIPNAEDSKTVVLDLPTSTTLSNFVAVKESSLAVQDSGYNYPLGLIDFSFSTSTTDNTVSLLFVTDLKPNQVIAKKYDPSTKGYTTLDNATITETTHNNQHALLLTYTITDNGDLDLDKTTGIIKDPVGLATLAVGSPNTGVR; encoded by the coding sequence ATGCAAAAGTTTAGTGTTTCTATGTTTGGTTGTTATAAAGATAACAAAACAATTGAGGGTACTAATAAGTTTATGGCTTATCTAAAGCCTGCTTCTGTTTCTGCATCATTAATAGCTATTAGTTTAGTGTTAGCTTTATCTACTACATTAGCCTTAATACCTACTAATAAAGCCTATGCTATAACTCCTCCGGATAGCTGTTTTAACTTTAATGCTGGTACTAATACTATTACAGGTTACTACGAGCACGAAAACAACAATCCAAGTGATCCAGCTTGCCCTAAGGCTGTAGATATACCTAGTACTATTGGTGGTGTAGCGGTGAACGTGATAGGAGACTATGCTATGGACAACGAGCAACTAACTAGCGTAACTATCCCTGGTTCTGTTACTACTATCGGCAACTCTGCTTTTTATGCCAACCAACTAACTAACGTGACAATACCCAATTCGGTGATATATATGGGTGAAAGTTCGTTTGAGAACAATCTGCTCACAAATGTCACAATACCAAATTCGGTGACATCTATGAATACAGGGTTGTTTGCTTATAATCAACTCACCAGCGTAACTATACCTAACTCAGTAACAAGTATTGGCAACGCTGCGTTCCAGGACAATCAACTCACCAGCGTAACTATACCTAACTCAGTAACAAGTATTGGCAACGCTGCGTTCCAGGACAATCAACTCACTAGCGTAACCATACCTAACTCAGTAACAAGTATTGGTGACCATGCATTCATGTTTAATCAGCTCACAAGCATAAACATACCTAACTCAGTAACAAGTTTGGGCTCTTTTGTATTTAACGCCGATCAATTAAGTGAGGTCTTTATCCCTAGTTCTGTTACAACAATGAGCAGTACATCAATCGGAGGGCAGACAGTTCCGGATACTCCTACATATATAGATTATGCAAATTCGGGATATAGCCCGTCAGTTTTTCAAGCTTTGATAGATGGGACGAAGACTTGCAACGTTTATATCGACCCAAGCCAAGCTACAATTTTAGGACTGGCTGATCTAGCAATGACAGAGGCAGACTTTGGCATGCCAGATTCTAATGGCAATGGTGATACTAGCGATATTCTTCTTATGACTCTCATCAACCCCTCCCGTGCTGTAGTTAAGTATCAGGATGGGTCTGGTAATGATTTATTGCCATCATCTACTATCACTGGTTATGACACTGGTTCTAGTACTACACTAACTAACTATCTACTCAAGGATAATCCTTCTAAAGATATTAATGCTTACTACAAGGTAGGAGATACAGTAGATTTGCCTTCTGCTCCTAATATCTCTGGCTATAGTCTAGTATCTACTCCTCCTACTACTCTAGCCTTATCTACTACTGGAGCTAATGAGATTATCTATACCTATAAAACAGGGGGTAGTAACTCTATACCTAATGCAGAAGATAGTAAGACTGTAGTTCTAGATCTTCCGACTAGTACTACACTATCTAACTTTGTGGCTGTTAAAGAATCATCACTAGCAGTTCAAGACTCTGGCTATAATTATCCATTAGGCTTAATAGACTTTAGCTTTAGTACATCTACTACAGACAACACAGTGTCGTTACTATTTGTTACCGACTTAAAACCAAATCAGGTAATAGCTAAAAAGTATGATCCTAGCACTAAGGGCTATACTACATTAGACAATGCTACTATTACTGAAACTACTCATAATAACCAGCATGCTCTACTACTAACCTATACTATTACTGACAATGGTGATTTAGACTTAGACAAAACAACTGGCATTATCAAAGACCCTGTAGGCTTAGCTACGTTAGCTGTGGGGAGTCCGAATACTGGGGTGAGGTAA
- the tilS gene encoding tRNA lysidine(34) synthetase TilS produces the protein MEVQIKPGKYIIAVSGGVDSVVLLDILAKQHNNELIVAHFDHGIRSDSEQDRKFVEDLAKKYNLEFEFTEGNLGAKASEELARNARYSYLQAVKKKHNAQAIITAHHQDDVLETVIINMLRGTGRKGISSLQSSSEIIRPLVSIPKTKILEYAKISNLKWREDSTNSDDGYLRNWVRHNIIPKLTVSQKQYLLAEQQKFVNINKEIDAILSALVGKDNCLNRHLVIMLPHNLSKELVAYWLRRNNIDFDSKLIEKIVINAKTLTPGKKTNISKELSVNLCEDRLCLVSTIRKDTL, from the coding sequence ATGGAAGTTCAAATTAAGCCCGGAAAATATATTATTGCTGTTTCTGGCGGGGTTGATTCGGTGGTTTTATTGGATATATTAGCCAAACAGCACAACAATGAATTGATTGTGGCGCACTTTGATCATGGTATTCGGAGTGATTCAGAACAAGACAGAAAGTTTGTTGAAGATTTAGCTAAAAAATACAATTTGGAGTTTGAGTTTACAGAAGGAAATTTGGGCGCAAAAGCCAGCGAAGAATTAGCACGTAATGCTCGATATTCATATCTACAAGCAGTCAAGAAAAAGCACAACGCTCAGGCTATTATTACAGCGCATCACCAAGATGACGTACTAGAAACAGTTATTATTAATATGTTACGAGGTACCGGCAGAAAAGGTATAAGTTCACTACAGAGCAGTAGCGAGATTATCAGACCATTAGTGTCTATTCCAAAAACAAAAATTTTAGAATATGCGAAAATTAGCAATCTAAAATGGCGAGAAGATTCTACAAATAGTGATGATGGATATTTACGCAATTGGGTGAGACACAATATTATCCCAAAACTAACCGTAAGTCAGAAACAATACCTTTTAGCTGAACAACAGAAGTTTGTGAATATAAATAAAGAGATAGACGCAATCCTGAGTGCGCTTGTAGGTAAGGATAATTGCTTAAATCGTCATCTGGTGATAATGCTACCACATAATCTTTCAAAGGAGCTGGTGGCGTATTGGCTAAGACGCAACAATATTGATTTTGACTCAAAATTAATAGAAAAAATTGTTATTAACGCAAAAACTCTTACTCCTGGAAAGAAAACAAACATCAGCAAAGAATTAAGTGTTAATCTTTGTGAAGATCGTTTATGTCTAGTATCCACGATTCGGAAAGATACTCTGTAG
- a CDS encoding SBBP repeat-containing protein — protein MLQILATTVSKKFDSSGTFLLKFGMPSSENGKFYFPYSIATDSSGNVYVADTATTASKSSCSTGTFLAKWGSNGSADGEFNAPLASPPTPPAMSM, from the coding sequence ATGTTGCAGATTCTAGCAACAACCGTATCCAAAAAGTTTGACTCCTCTGGAACTTTCCTACTTAAATTTGGTATGCCTAGCAGTGAAAACGGTAAATTCTACTTCCCATATAGCATCGCCACCGACTCCTCCGGCAATGTCTACGTCGCCGATACAGCAACAACCGCATCCAAAAGTTCATGCTCCACTGGCACCTTCCTAGCCAAATGGGGCAGTAATGGCTCAGCTGATGGGGAGTTTAATGCACCCCTAGCATCACCACCGACTCCTCCGGCAATGTCTATGTGA
- a CDS encoding septum formation initiator family protein, whose translation MLQKIKTTSTHFIKRLSDVRFSGQVIFVIIVLLVSWSTVKAIQSNYDVQKQVVAKQKENEIQELKNNNLKIKNQYLETDEYLELAAREQLGKAGPGETVVIIPKDVAMKHTVESSIQSSEQAQKKVDDSKPTYQKNLESWGRFFFHH comes from the coding sequence ATGTTGCAAAAAATAAAAACTACCAGTACTCATTTTATTAAACGATTAAGTGATGTTCGCTTTTCTGGGCAGGTTATATTTGTAATTATTGTCTTGTTGGTAAGTTGGAGTACAGTAAAGGCCATTCAGTCTAACTACGATGTTCAAAAACAAGTTGTCGCTAAACAAAAAGAAAATGAGATTCAAGAGTTAAAAAATAACAATCTCAAAATAAAGAACCAATACCTGGAAACTGATGAATATCTAGAGCTCGCCGCGCGAGAACAACTAGGCAAGGCAGGACCCGGAGAGACAGTAGTAATTATTCCTAAAGACGTTGCAATGAAACACACTGTTGAGAGCTCAATCCAATCAAGCGAACAAGCACAAAAAAAAGTAGATGATTCAAAGCCAACATATCAAAAGAACCTTGAGTCATGGGGAAGATTCTTCTTTCATCACTAA
- the tatA gene encoding twin-arginine translocase TatA/TatE family subunit, translating into MFGLGVPELLIILLILLLLFGASRLPKLSRSIGESARELRKGLNEEPEDNDNKKKAK; encoded by the coding sequence ATGTTTGGTTTGGGTGTCCCAGAACTATTAATTATACTGCTAATTCTATTATTGTTGTTTGGCGCAAGTCGATTGCCAAAATTATCACGGTCTATCGGCGAGTCTGCACGAGAGCTTCGCAAGGGGCTTAATGAAGAACCTGAAGACAACGACAATAAGAAAAAAGCTAAATAG
- a CDS encoding glycosyltransferase, whose translation MKKSSQMTFHVVSLPHTQTTMEYEACAYTSKTRKFCNMMKSLGHKVYLYASEENEANVDELITIAPKDDQQKWFGDNDFKQNFFNLTWNIEDEHWQNTNRRAISQIKKRINKKDFICIIGGVCQKQIADAFPAHMSVEYGIGYEGVFAPFRVYESYSHMHYVQGKLNDDNGRFYDAVIPNYFEPENFQFKNKKEDYFLFLGRFIPRKGVEIAVEVTRRLGKRLVLAGQGVSKVEGNTIYGDDFSVSGDHILHVGHANVAQRSALLRNATATFMATTYIEPFGGVAIESLLCGTPVIATDFGAFAENIQHGVHGYRFRTIGEAVWGAKNVHKLNNKVIHEYAVENFSVERVKYLYQAYFEQLQTLWEEGFYSNWDKGVAKYQRYKKFS comes from the coding sequence ATGAAAAAGAGTAGCCAAATGACATTTCATGTAGTTTCGCTTCCACACACTCAAACGACAATGGAATATGAAGCGTGTGCCTATACATCTAAAACCAGAAAGTTCTGTAATATGATGAAATCACTAGGGCATAAAGTGTATCTATACGCATCTGAGGAGAATGAGGCAAATGTTGACGAGTTGATTACGATTGCGCCAAAAGATGATCAGCAAAAATGGTTCGGCGACAACGACTTTAAGCAAAATTTTTTCAACTTAACCTGGAATATTGAGGATGAGCATTGGCAGAATACTAACAGACGTGCAATCAGCCAAATAAAAAAACGAATTAATAAAAAGGATTTTATTTGCATTATTGGTGGCGTTTGTCAAAAGCAAATTGCCGATGCATTCCCAGCGCACATGTCTGTTGAGTATGGTATTGGTTACGAGGGGGTTTTTGCACCATTTAGGGTATACGAATCGTATTCTCATATGCACTATGTGCAAGGAAAATTAAATGATGACAACGGAAGGTTCTACGACGCAGTCATCCCAAACTACTTCGAGCCAGAAAACTTTCAGTTCAAGAATAAAAAAGAAGATTATTTTTTGTTTCTAGGGCGATTTATACCTCGAAAAGGTGTAGAGATTGCTGTAGAAGTTACAAGAAGATTAGGTAAACGACTGGTGTTGGCAGGGCAAGGAGTTAGTAAGGTAGAAGGAAATACTATTTATGGCGATGACTTTTCGGTTAGTGGGGATCATATTTTGCATGTCGGGCATGCAAATGTTGCTCAGCGGTCGGCTTTGCTTCGTAACGCAACCGCAACTTTTATGGCGACGACCTATATTGAACCTTTTGGTGGGGTGGCAATCGAAAGCCTGCTTTGTGGAACCCCAGTAATAGCTACGGATTTTGGGGCATTTGCCGAGAATATCCAGCATGGAGTTCACGGCTATAGGTTTAGGACAATTGGTGAGGCAGTATGGGGTGCTAAGAATGTCCACAAGTTAAATAACAAAGTAATCCATGAGTATGCCGTAGAAAACTTTAGCGTAGAACGGGTTAAGTATCTATACCAAGCATATTTTGAGCAACTGCAAACATTGTGGGAAGAAGGATTCTATTCAAACTGGGATAAAGGTGTCGCTAAATATCAAAGATATAAAAAGTTCTCGTAG